One Halalkalicoccus sp. NIPERK01 DNA segment encodes these proteins:
- a CDS encoding YihY/virulence factor BrkB family protein produces MREAYEVVVEIGREVRRQDLPFLAGSLAFYAFVSLVPLLLLVLVAASLFAGETVARYLLALTRLYLSPAGQNLLTEAITGAVGWVGSSLVGSLVLVWAAFRMFLGIDIAFSQLYGTPREETSLGQRLRDGLLALAAIVLALLAAVLTAGAFTLLPDFSYSGVVDSLLLVCGLLVAFFPLYYVFPNVDVTPREVLPGALVAAVGWALLQWLFRLYASVTTITAVFGVISGALLFLLWLYFGALILLVGVVVNVVLAGRTSRSPRPPNRG; encoded by the coding sequence ATGCGAGAGGCGTACGAGGTGGTCGTGGAGATCGGACGGGAGGTGCGCCGACAGGACCTCCCGTTTCTCGCCGGCAGCCTCGCGTTTTACGCGTTCGTCTCGCTGGTGCCGCTGTTGTTGCTCGTCCTCGTCGCGGCCTCGTTGTTCGCCGGCGAGACCGTCGCGCGCTACCTGCTCGCGCTGACCCGCCTGTACCTCAGCCCGGCCGGCCAGAACCTGCTCACCGAGGCGATCACGGGCGCGGTGGGCTGGGTCGGGAGTTCGCTCGTCGGGTCGCTCGTCCTGGTGTGGGCCGCCTTCCGGATGTTCCTCGGGATCGACATCGCCTTCTCACAGCTCTACGGCACCCCCCGCGAGGAGACCTCGCTGGGCCAGCGCCTGCGAGACGGCCTGCTCGCGCTGGCCGCGATCGTCCTCGCGCTTCTCGCGGCCGTCCTCACCGCGGGGGCGTTCACGCTCCTGCCGGATTTCAGCTACTCGGGCGTCGTCGACTCGCTGTTGCTCGTCTGCGGGCTGCTGGTCGCCTTCTTCCCGCTGTACTACGTCTTCCCGAACGTCGACGTGACCCCGCGGGAGGTGCTGCCGGGCGCGCTCGTCGCGGCCGTCGGCTGGGCGCTCCTCCAGTGGCTGTTCCGGCTCTACGCCTCGGTGACGACGATCACGGCCGTCTTCGGCGTGATAAGCGGGGCGCTGTTGTTCCTGCTGTGGCTCTACTTCGGCGCGCTGATCCTGCTCGTCGGCGTCGTCGTCAACGTCGTGTTGGCGGGGCGGACTAGTCGGTCTCCTCGACCTCCCAATCGAGGGTGA
- a CDS encoding nucleoside deaminase, producing MSEKRFMRRAIELAREAAERGDNPFGSVLVHDGEIVMEDSNRVATEDDVRRHPELNLAHLAVREYDPEVREEMTMYTSTEPCPMCAGGMRYAAFERVVYATSGRDIAAFTGHEPGVRASEILDGVTEVEGPLHREEALALHESVW from the coding sequence ATGTCCGAGAAACGATTCATGCGCCGAGCCATCGAACTCGCCCGCGAGGCCGCAGAACGCGGCGACAACCCGTTCGGTTCCGTCCTCGTCCACGACGGCGAGATCGTGATGGAGGACTCGAATCGAGTCGCCACCGAGGACGACGTCCGCCGCCATCCCGAGTTGAACCTCGCACACCTCGCCGTGCGCGAGTACGATCCCGAAGTACGGGAGGAGATGACGATGTACACCAGCACCGAGCCGTGTCCGATGTGCGCCGGCGGGATGCGCTATGCGGCCTTCGAGCGCGTGGTCTACGCGACCTCCGGGCGCGACATCGCCGCGTTCACCGGCCACGAACCGGGCGTCCGTGCAAGCGAGATCCTCGATGGAGTGACCGAGGTCGAGGGCCCGCTCCATCGCGAGGAGGCCCTCGCGCTCCACGAGTCGGTCTGGTAG
- the smc gene encoding chromosome segregation protein SMC, with protein MHIRELVLENFKSFGRKTRIPFYEDFTTVSGPNGSGKSNIIDSVLFALGLARARGIRAEKLTDLIYNPGHDGEGSQEGPREASVEVVLDNADGTLAREQVVSAAGSDDIGDVETISVRRRVKRTEDNYYSYYYLNDRSVNLSDIQDLLAQAGVTPEGYNVVMQGDVTGIINMTAGQRREIIDEIAGVAEFDAKKDSAFEELETVKERIEEAELRIEEKQDRLDQLEDERETALQYKSLREEKEEFEGYLKAAELEEKRAELDAKESRIEEKRAELDALRRELDEKQGAVTRLEEDLEDLNAEIERKGEDEQLAIKREIEEVKGEISRLEGRIENSEEAISEAENDRREAFVGIDRKEETIADLDREIRETKLEKASVKADIQEREAEREGIEEEIDNVDTEFDELKADLQEKKAVLEEARDERNEHQREQDRLLDEARRRSNAISEKEAEREEALDGIPEIEAEIGDLENERERAAKNREQIDAVVEDLRGEKRDLQGKLDSIEDDLQGKQQEYAELEARAGESGDSSYGRAVSTILNADFEGVHGTVGQLGGVDSRYATACETAAGGRLANVVVDDDGVGKRCIEHLKSRNAGRATFLPLTEMRTRSLSSPPRAEGVIDFAYDLVDFDDAYSGVFSYVLGDTLVVEDIDTARDLMGQYRLVTLEGELVEKSGAMTGGSRSGSRYSFSKSGKGQLERVAEAITGLQDRRESVRSELRDAEERLESARDRKTEAADQVREIEGAIERKREAIEERETKAERLADEIEELTEARGDVDERMGEIESKIAEATEEIERLEGEIAELEGELADSEIPELTAQLEEIDDEIDDLEDDLDEHDARLNELQLERQYAENAISDLDEQASSAEERIEKQEARIEGFEAEIEEQEGLLEEKREAVEELEAELTEKKAERRELRGTLGEAIDERDESKERVGSVESRLEGLQASARGLETDIADLKSEVGEYDPEEIPDHETVEGRIAELEDEMEALEPVNMLAIDEYDRVEGELETLTDRKDVLVEEREGITDRIDSYERQKRETFMDAYRAIDEQFRDIFSRLSAGTGELHLEDEAEPFEGGLTMKAQPGDKPIQRLDAMSGGEKSLTALAFIFAIQRYNPAPFYALDEIDAFLDAANAERVGELVDELASDAQFIVVSHRSAMLERSERAIGVTMQGNNVSSVTGIDLAGTAEEAASADD; from the coding sequence ATGCACATTCGAGAGCTCGTCCTCGAGAACTTCAAGAGCTTCGGCAGGAAGACCCGAATCCCCTTCTACGAGGACTTCACCACCGTCAGCGGCCCGAACGGCTCGGGCAAGTCCAACATCATCGACAGCGTCCTGTTCGCGCTGGGACTCGCCCGAGCGCGCGGGATCCGCGCCGAGAAGCTCACCGACCTCATCTACAACCCCGGCCACGACGGCGAGGGCTCGCAAGAAGGCCCCCGCGAGGCCAGCGTCGAGGTCGTGCTGGACAACGCCGACGGCACCCTCGCGCGCGAGCAGGTCGTCAGTGCCGCCGGCAGCGACGACATCGGCGACGTCGAGACCATCTCCGTTCGGCGGCGGGTCAAACGGACCGAGGACAACTACTACTCCTACTACTACCTCAACGATCGGTCAGTAAATCTCTCGGACATCCAGGACCTGCTGGCGCAGGCCGGCGTCACCCCCGAGGGCTACAACGTCGTCATGCAGGGCGACGTGACCGGCATCATCAACATGACCGCCGGGCAGCGTCGAGAAATCATCGACGAGATCGCGGGCGTCGCGGAGTTCGACGCGAAGAAGGACTCGGCCTTCGAGGAGCTCGAAACCGTCAAGGAGCGCATCGAGGAGGCCGAACTCCGCATCGAGGAGAAACAGGACCGCCTCGACCAACTCGAGGACGAACGCGAGACGGCCCTGCAGTACAAGAGCCTGCGCGAGGAGAAAGAGGAGTTCGAGGGGTACCTGAAGGCCGCCGAACTCGAGGAAAAGCGCGCGGAACTCGACGCCAAGGAGAGTCGGATCGAGGAGAAGCGCGCCGAGTTGGACGCCCTCCGGCGGGAACTCGACGAGAAGCAGGGGGCCGTCACCCGCCTCGAAGAGGACCTAGAGGACTTAAACGCCGAGATCGAGCGCAAGGGCGAGGACGAGCAGTTGGCGATCAAACGCGAGATCGAGGAGGTCAAAGGCGAGATCAGCCGGCTGGAGGGGAGAATCGAGAACAGCGAGGAGGCCATCAGCGAGGCCGAAAACGACCGTAGGGAGGCGTTCGTCGGGATCGACCGGAAGGAGGAGACGATCGCTGACCTCGACCGGGAGATCCGCGAGACGAAGTTGGAGAAGGCCTCGGTGAAGGCCGACATCCAGGAGAGGGAGGCCGAACGCGAGGGGATCGAGGAGGAGATCGATAACGTCGACACGGAGTTCGACGAGTTGAAGGCCGATCTGCAGGAGAAGAAGGCCGTCCTCGAGGAGGCGCGCGACGAGCGAAACGAACACCAGCGCGAGCAGGACCGCCTGCTCGACGAGGCGCGCCGCCGGTCGAACGCGATAAGCGAGAAGGAAGCCGAACGCGAGGAGGCCCTCGACGGGATCCCGGAGATCGAAGCCGAGATCGGCGACCTGGAGAACGAACGCGAGCGCGCGGCGAAGAACCGCGAGCAGATCGACGCGGTGGTCGAGGACCTCAGAGGGGAGAAACGCGACCTCCAGGGGAAGCTCGACTCGATCGAGGACGACCTGCAGGGAAAACAGCAGGAGTACGCCGAACTCGAAGCCAGAGCCGGCGAGAGCGGGGATAGCTCCTACGGGCGGGCGGTCTCGACGATCCTCAACGCGGACTTCGAGGGCGTCCACGGCACCGTCGGCCAGCTGGGCGGTGTCGACTCGCGGTACGCCACCGCGTGTGAGACCGCGGCGGGCGGCCGGCTCGCCAACGTCGTGGTCGACGACGACGGCGTCGGCAAACGCTGTATCGAGCACCTCAAGTCGCGCAACGCGGGCCGGGCGACGTTCCTCCCGCTGACGGAGATGCGAACGCGCTCGCTGTCCTCGCCGCCGCGCGCGGAGGGCGTGATCGACTTCGCGTACGACCTCGTCGACTTCGACGACGCCTACTCGGGCGTCTTCTCGTACGTGCTCGGGGACACGCTCGTCGTCGAGGACATCGACACCGCCCGCGACCTGATGGGGCAGTACCGACTGGTGACGCTCGAAGGCGAACTCGTCGAGAAGAGCGGCGCGATGACCGGCGGGAGTCGCTCCGGTTCCCGGTACTCCTTCTCGAAGTCGGGCAAGGGCCAGCTAGAGCGGGTCGCCGAGGCGATCACCGGCCTGCAGGACCGCCGCGAGTCGGTGCGTTCGGAGCTCCGGGACGCAGAGGAACGACTCGAAAGCGCGCGCGACCGGAAGACGGAGGCGGCCGACCAGGTCCGAGAGATCGAGGGCGCGATCGAGAGGAAACGCGAGGCCATCGAGGAACGCGAGACGAAAGCCGAGCGGCTCGCGGATGAGATCGAGGAGCTAACCGAGGCTCGCGGCGACGTCGACGAGCGGATGGGCGAGATCGAGTCGAAGATCGCCGAGGCGACCGAGGAGATCGAACGGCTCGAAGGCGAGATCGCGGAGCTCGAGGGCGAACTCGCCGACTCGGAGATCCCCGAGCTGACCGCCCAGCTCGAGGAGATCGACGACGAGATCGACGACCTGGAGGACGACCTCGACGAGCACGACGCCCGACTCAACGAACTCCAACTCGAGAGACAGTACGCGGAGAACGCCATCTCGGACCTCGACGAGCAGGCGTCGAGCGCCGAGGAGCGCATCGAGAAACAGGAGGCGCGGATCGAGGGGTTCGAGGCGGAGATCGAGGAGCAGGAGGGGCTTCTCGAGGAGAAACGCGAGGCGGTCGAGGAGCTCGAAGCGGAGCTCACCGAGAAGAAAGCAGAGCGCCGCGAGCTTCGGGGCACTCTGGGAGAGGCGATCGACGAGCGCGACGAGAGCAAGGAGCGCGTCGGGTCGGTCGAGAGCCGACTCGAAGGCCTGCAGGCGAGCGCCCGCGGGCTCGAAACCGACATCGCGGACCTCAAGAGCGAGGTCGGCGAGTACGACCCCGAGGAGATTCCCGATCACGAGACGGTCGAGGGCCGGATCGCGGAACTCGAAGACGAGATGGAGGCCTTAGAGCCGGTGAACATGCTCGCGATCGACGAATATGACCGGGTCGAAGGCGAGTTGGAGACGCTCACGGATCGAAAGGACGTGCTCGTTGAGGAACGCGAGGGGATCACCGATCGGATCGACTCCTACGAACGCCAGAAACGCGAGACGTTCATGGACGCCTACCGGGCGATCGACGAGCAGTTCCGGGACATCTTCTCCCGACTCTCGGCGGGAACGGGCGAACTACACCTCGAGGACGAGGCAGAGCCCTTCGAGGGCGGGCTGACGATGAAGGCCCAGCCGGGCGATAAGCCCATTCAACGACTCGACGCCATGTCGGGCGGCGAGAAGTCGCTGACGGCGCTGGCGTTCATCTTCGCCATCCAACGCTACAACCCCGCGCCGTTCTACGCGCTCGACGAGATCGACGCGTTCCTCGACGCGGCGAACGCCGAGCGGGTGGGGGAGTTGGTCGACGAACTCGCGAGCGACGCCCAGTTCATCGTCGTCTCGCACCGGTCGGCGATGCTCGAACGCTCCGAACGCGCCATCGGCGTCACCATGCAGGGGAACAACGTCAGCAGCGTCACAGGGATCGACCTCGCAGGAACCGCCGAGGAGGCCGCGAGCGCCGATGACTGA
- the mtnP gene encoding S-methyl-5'-thioadenosine phosphorylase — protein MIGFIGGSGIYEALPLENTREEYVETPYGEPSAPVTIGEFSDTGREVAFLPRHGPDHGRSPTNLPYRANIYALKTVGVTHIFASNAVGSLKEGLEPGTLVIPDQIVDRTRHREMTFYGEGIVVHQPFTHPYSPELVDHLTGAATKATDAEVSKGGTYVCIEGPQYSTRAESEFYRSQGWDLVGMTAISEAKLAREAEIAYATVAGVTDYDVWKEGGEVTLQEVLENAERNQEAIEVVVEEAIRTLPEDHTCEAHTSLEGTVNTPTEAIPEETRERVDPLVGEYL, from the coding sequence ATGATCGGCTTCATCGGCGGCAGCGGCATCTACGAGGCACTCCCACTCGAGAACACCCGCGAAGAGTACGTCGAAACGCCCTACGGCGAACCGAGCGCCCCCGTCACTATTGGCGAGTTTTCCGATACCGGTCGGGAGGTCGCCTTCCTGCCCCGACACGGCCCGGACCACGGGCGCTCGCCGACGAACCTCCCGTACCGGGCGAACATTTACGCGCTCAAAACGGTCGGCGTGACCCACATTTTCGCCTCGAACGCGGTCGGATCGCTCAAAGAGGGCCTCGAACCGGGGACGCTCGTGATCCCCGACCAGATCGTCGATCGCACCCGCCACCGCGAGATGACCTTCTACGGCGAGGGTATCGTCGTCCACCAGCCCTTTACCCACCCCTACAGCCCCGAACTCGTCGATCACCTGACCGGGGCCGCAACGAAGGCGACCGACGCCGAGGTCTCGAAGGGCGGGACCTACGTCTGCATCGAGGGTCCGCAGTACTCCACCCGGGCCGAAAGCGAGTTCTATCGGAGCCAGGGCTGGGATTTAGTTGGTATGACCGCGATCTCGGAGGCGAAACTCGCCCGCGAGGCCGAGATCGCCTACGCCACCGTCGCCGGCGTCACCGACTACGACGTCTGGAAGGAGGGGGGCGAGGTCACCCTTCAGGAAGTGCTCGAAAACGCCGAGAGGAACCAGGAGGCGATCGAGGTGGTCGTTGAGGAGGCGATCCGAACCCTCCCCGAGGACCACACCTGCGAGGCACACACCTCCCTCGAAGGCACTGTCAACACGCCCACGGAAGCGATCCCCGAGGAGACCAGAGAACGGGTCGATCCGCTGGTCGGCGAGTATCTCTGA
- a CDS encoding amphi-Trp domain-containing protein, translating to MSDKTSYEQDLSRNEAADNLQALAREIRGEGAADVTVGNKSVALDPASVIEYDITVEERSPMLGGERETITVTLDWEVEETD from the coding sequence ATGTCAGACAAGACGTCCTACGAACAGGATCTCTCGCGCAACGAGGCCGCGGACAACCTGCAGGCGCTCGCCCGCGAGATCCGCGGGGAGGGGGCGGCAGACGTCACCGTCGGCAACAAGAGCGTCGCGCTCGACCCGGCCTCCGTCATCGAGTACGACATCACGGTCGAGGAGCGCTCCCCGATGCTCGGCGGCGAGCGCGAGACGATCACCGTCACCCTCGATTGGGAGGTCGAGGAGACCGACTAG
- a CDS encoding universal stress protein produces MYERILLATDGSDGATAAGAHAVSLARRYGAELHAVYVVETRTGYDNAIVDPEVVRRNLREEGEAALAAVETRAGSDSVVTSIREGVPHEELLAYVDEMDIDLVVVGSKGRSAFRTILLGSTTEAVLRADAVPVLVVNDDTGGSTRP; encoded by the coding sequence ATGTACGAGCGAATCCTCCTCGCGACGGACGGGAGCGACGGCGCTACCGCGGCGGGAGCGCACGCGGTCAGCCTCGCCCGACGGTACGGGGCCGAACTCCACGCGGTCTACGTCGTGGAGACCAGAACGGGCTACGACAACGCCATCGTCGATCCCGAGGTCGTCCGTCGGAACCTCCGGGAGGAGGGCGAGGCGGCGCTGGCCGCGGTCGAAACCAGGGCCGGGTCGGACTCGGTCGTCACCTCGATCCGGGAGGGGGTTCCACACGAGGAACTCCTCGCGTACGTCGACGAGATGGACATCGACCTCGTGGTCGTGGGCTCGAAGGGCCGGTCCGCGTTCAGGACGATCCTGCTCGGGAGCACCACCGAGGCGGTCCTGCGGGCGGACGCCGTGCCCGTCCTGGTCGTCAACGACGACACGGGCGGGTCGACGCGACCGTGA
- a CDS encoding DoxX family protein: MGTRVQDGAVRGWSPLFLRFALGFVFLVSGAGKVFAVGPEATGIGGFAGFLASLGVPSPTLFAWIVGLVELVVGLLLLVGLFTRYAAVLLAIDMLVATWLVHTPSGFAVGNGGYEYTLVLMLVSIALVFSGPGRLALEYAIFDHELLPGNRGRSEPADEVKA, translated from the coding sequence ATGGGGACACGAGTTCAGGACGGTGCGGTACGGGGCTGGAGCCCGCTGTTCCTGCGGTTCGCGCTCGGGTTCGTCTTCCTGGTTTCGGGGGCCGGGAAGGTGTTCGCGGTCGGGCCGGAGGCGACGGGAATCGGGGGCTTTGCGGGCTTTCTCGCGAGCCTCGGCGTCCCATCGCCCACGCTGTTCGCGTGGATCGTCGGTCTGGTCGAGTTGGTCGTCGGCCTGCTGTTGCTCGTCGGCCTGTTCACGCGGTACGCGGCGGTGTTGCTGGCGATCGACATGCTCGTGGCGACCTGGCTCGTCCACACTCCCAGCGGCTTCGCCGTCGGCAACGGCGGCTACGAGTACACCCTGGTGTTGATGCTCGTCTCGATCGCCCTCGTCTTCAGCGGTCCCGGCCGCCTCGCGCTGGAGTACGCGATCTTCGACCACGAACTCCTGCCCGGCAACCGCGGTCGGTCCGAACCCGCCGACGAGGTGAAGGCCTGA
- a CDS encoding universal stress protein, translating to MYDHFLIPVDGSDEATHAARCGLELARAFDATVDVLYVVERRTLRLTETAAERERLRERGEEALAGIEELASELGHPVTTELTEGKPAVRIGEYAAERNADLVVIGRQGTTGLGKRLLGGVTEGVLYSSDVPVFVVPDGEPTVELDYARILVPTDGSENAEAATPYGAAVARNYGSEVHVLNVVDLQAAGGAFSAGGLEREFVERLEAEGREAVERVADEVADADPDLAVHTAVERTTSFEGAAAGVREYVAENDVDLVVMGSRGRSNLGRGLLGSVASTVLRTVDVPVLVVKRAS from the coding sequence ATGTACGACCACTTCTTGATCCCGGTCGATGGAAGCGACGAGGCCACGCACGCGGCGAGGTGCGGCCTCGAACTCGCGCGGGCGTTCGACGCGACCGTCGACGTCCTCTACGTCGTCGAGCGGAGGACGCTCCGCCTCACGGAGACGGCCGCCGAGCGGGAGCGACTTCGAGAACGCGGCGAGGAGGCGCTCGCGGGGATCGAGGAACTCGCGTCGGAACTCGGACATCCAGTCACGACGGAACTGACCGAGGGGAAGCCCGCCGTCCGGATCGGCGAGTACGCCGCCGAGCGAAACGCCGACCTCGTCGTCATCGGGAGGCAGGGGACGACGGGACTCGGGAAGCGGCTACTCGGCGGCGTCACCGAGGGGGTCCTCTACAGCAGCGACGTCCCCGTGTTCGTCGTCCCGGACGGGGAGCCGACGGTCGAACTCGACTACGCCCGGATCCTCGTCCCGACCGACGGGAGCGAGAACGCCGAGGCGGCCACCCCGTACGGGGCCGCGGTCGCACGGAACTACGGGTCCGAGGTCCACGTCCTGAACGTCGTGGACCTCCAGGCGGCGGGCGGGGCGTTCAGCGCGGGCGGCCTCGAGCGGGAGTTCGTCGAGCGCCTCGAGGCGGAGGGTCGGGAGGCCGTCGAGAGGGTCGCGGACGAAGTAGCGGACGCCGACCCGGACCTGGCGGTACACACGGCCGTCGAACGGACGACGTCGTTCGAGGGGGCCGCCGCCGGCGTCCGCGAGTACGTCGCGGAGAACGACGTCGACCTCGTCGTCATGGGATCGCGCGGCCGGTCGAACCTCGGGCGAGGGCTCCTCGGCAGCGTCGCCTCGACCGTCCTTCGAACGGTCGACGTGCCGGTACTGGTCGTGAAACGGGCGTCGTAA
- the gatB gene encoding Asp-tRNA(Asn)/Glu-tRNA(Gln) amidotransferase subunit GatB, giving the protein MSAQATQERDLAVVIGLEVHVQLETDTKVFCGCSTDLADADPNTHTCPTCLGLPGALPVLNEAAVESAVKLGKAIDAEIPAETRFHRKNYYYPDLPKNFQITQYDAPLCRDGELEITVEGERRAIGIERAHLEEDPGSLQHEGGNIETADHTLVNYNRAGIPLMEIVTRPDFRSPQETRAFLAKLEEVLEYLGIFDSQRDGSLRVDANISLVPESEVEADGSIGEEALAEANRTEVKNISSHKGAEKALAYEVTRQRNAVRRGREVEQETRHWDESRGITVSMRSKEEEKDYRYFREADLPVLRVADWKEAIAIPELPDARRERFREEYGLGEEAAAKLTSTKQVADFYEDLAGDFDPDLAATWVADDLLGELNYRDMAVADVEDRLAEVRRLVELVSEEEITAKNAREVVLREMLDSGADPDAVVEAEGLGKTDDEAVAAAVTEAIEENPEAVADVESGDDGAINFLVGQVMGKTGGSADPGQVNRLLRERLEG; this is encoded by the coding sequence ATGAGTGCGCAGGCGACCCAGGAGCGCGATCTCGCGGTCGTGATCGGGCTCGAGGTCCACGTCCAACTCGAGACCGACACGAAGGTGTTCTGTGGCTGTTCGACCGACCTGGCCGACGCCGATCCCAACACCCACACCTGTCCGACCTGTCTCGGCCTTCCGGGGGCGCTGCCCGTGCTGAACGAGGCCGCCGTCGAGTCGGCGGTGAAGCTGGGAAAGGCCATCGACGCCGAGATCCCCGCCGAGACGCGCTTCCACCGGAAGAACTACTACTACCCCGACCTGCCGAAGAACTTCCAGATCACGCAGTACGACGCCCCGCTCTGTCGGGACGGCGAACTGGAGATCACGGTCGAGGGCGAGCGCCGAGCGATCGGGATCGAGCGCGCCCACCTGGAGGAGGACCCCGGCAGCCTCCAGCACGAGGGCGGGAACATCGAGACCGCCGATCACACCCTCGTGAACTACAACCGCGCCGGGATCCCGCTGATGGAGATCGTCACCCGGCCCGACTTCCGGAGTCCGCAGGAGACCCGCGCGTTCCTCGCGAAACTGGAGGAGGTCCTCGAGTACCTGGGGATCTTCGACAGCCAGCGCGACGGCTCCCTGCGAGTCGACGCCAACATCTCGCTGGTCCCCGAGAGCGAGGTCGAGGCCGACGGCTCGATCGGCGAGGAGGCCCTCGCCGAGGCCAACCGGACCGAGGTGAAGAACATCTCGAGCCACAAGGGCGCGGAGAAGGCGCTGGCCTACGAGGTCACTCGCCAGCGAAACGCCGTCCGACGCGGGCGCGAGGTCGAACAGGAGACGCGCCACTGGGACGAATCGAGGGGGATCACCGTCTCGATGCGCTCGAAGGAGGAGGAGAAGGACTACCGCTACTTCCGGGAGGCCGACCTCCCTGTCCTGCGGGTGGCCGACTGGAAGGAGGCGATCGCGATCCCCGAACTGCCCGACGCCCGACGCGAGCGCTTCCGCGAGGAGTACGGCCTCGGCGAGGAGGCCGCCGCGAAGCTCACCTCGACGAAACAGGTCGCGGACTTCTACGAGGACCTCGCGGGCGACTTCGACCCCGACCTGGCGGCGACGTGGGTCGCCGACGACCTGCTGGGGGAACTCAACTACCGCGACATGGCAGTGGCCGACGTCGAGGACCGACTGGCCGAGGTCCGACGGCTCGTCGAACTGGTCTCCGAGGAGGAGATCACCGCGAAGAACGCCCGCGAGGTCGTCCTCCGGGAGATGCTCGATTCGGGGGCCGACCCCGACGCCGTCGTCGAGGCGGAGGGGTTGGGCAAGACCGACGACGAGGCGGTCGCCGCCGCCGTCACGGAAGCCATCGAGGAGAACCCCGAGGCGGTCGCCGACGTCGAGTCGGGCGACGACGGCGCGATCAACTTCCTCGTCGGGCAGGTGATGGGCAAGACGGGCGGCAGCGCCGACCCCGGACAGGTCAACCGACTGCTACGCGAGCGCCTCGAAGGATAG
- a CDS encoding ScpA family protein codes for MTEIVQPPASAEESEPVELLVQLAEEGEIEPWDIDIVEVTDAFLAKLDAADLRTSGRALFYASVLLRMKSDELLAEDEEEGEFDDWEAEMRMGGEFEEPFPEDPIADLEREMERRLDRKHARGSPETLDELVRELREAERDSWWKESREYDTSGSPKGFQRGVQTLDYHAADEFRAEDEPTAEDVTGTAHGEDIEETISTVYGALDEQYGAGREEILFAEISEAGGSRVETFLALLFLAHRGQVRLQQDDLFGDLWVQNPAAAAEGTEAIAD; via the coding sequence ATGACTGAGATCGTCCAGCCGCCGGCGTCCGCGGAGGAGAGCGAACCCGTCGAGCTGTTGGTCCAGCTCGCAGAGGAGGGCGAGATCGAACCGTGGGACATCGACATCGTCGAGGTGACCGACGCCTTCCTCGCGAAACTCGACGCGGCGGACCTCCGAACGTCGGGCCGAGCGCTCTTTTACGCGAGCGTCCTGTTGCGGATGAAGAGCGACGAACTGCTCGCCGAGGACGAGGAGGAAGGGGAGTTCGACGACTGGGAGGCCGAGATGCGGATGGGCGGGGAGTTCGAGGAACCGTTTCCGGAGGACCCCATCGCGGACCTCGAACGCGAGATGGAGCGCCGACTCGACCGCAAGCACGCCCGCGGGTCGCCCGAGACGCTCGACGAGCTAGTCAGGGAGCTCCGGGAGGCCGAACGCGACTCGTGGTGGAAGGAGTCGAGGGAGTACGACACCTCGGGGTCGCCGAAGGGCTTCCAGCGGGGGGTCCAGACGCTCGATTACCACGCCGCCGACGAGTTCCGCGCCGAGGACGAACCCACCGCCGAGGACGTGACGGGAACGGCCCACGGCGAGGACATCGAGGAGACGATCTCGACCGTCTACGGCGCGCTCGACGAGCAGTACGGCGCCGGGCGCGAGGAGATCCTCTTCGCCGAGATCAGCGAGGCCGGCGGGTCGCGCGTCGAGACGTTCCTCGCGCTGCTCTTTCTGGCTCACCGCGGACAGGTCCGCCTCCAGCAGGACGACCTCTTCGGCGACCTCTGGGTGCAGAACCCCGCCGCGGCCGCCGAGGGAACGGAAGCGATCGCCGACTGA